The Primulina huaijiensis isolate GDHJ02 chromosome 12, ASM1229523v2, whole genome shotgun sequence genome has a window encoding:
- the LOC140989317 gene encoding early nodulin-93-like — protein sequence MGIPSEMRDLLANSRRKSLVIASPVEDEKALRTRQCTQEGVRAGAKAAAIACVVSAVPTLIAARTIPWAKANLNYTGQALVISAASIAAYFITADKTILECARRNAHYKSSP from the exons ATGGGGATTCCATCAGAAATGAGGGATTTATTGGCGAATAGCAGGAGGAAGTCGTTGGTAATCGCATCGCCCGTCGAAGATGAGAAAGCATTACGCACAAGGCAGTGCACGCAAG AAGGAGTGCGAGCAGGAGCCAAAGCTGCTGCAATTGCATGTGTTGTCAGTGCTGTACCTACT TTGATAGCTGCTCGGACAATTCCTTGGGCAAAGGCAAATCTCAACTACACTGGTCAGGCACTTGTTATATCTGCAG CATCCATTGCGGCTTATTTCATCACTGCTGATAAAACCATACTCGAATGCGCAAGAAGAAATGCACATTACAAATCATCCCCTTGA